Proteins from one Sphingopyxis terrae subsp. terrae NBRC 15098 genomic window:
- a CDS encoding DUF190 domain-containing protein, giving the protein MTKASKLLRIYTDESAFFGDQRVFEFISELARQQKLAGVTVLEAVLGFGRSAHLHRKHALENDRAVVIEIIDEEQRLRDFAAQLTEIPDIGLITLEAVEILGGKSAAEPPDVQS; this is encoded by the coding sequence ATGACAAAAGCATCCAAGCTCTTGCGCATCTACACCGATGAATCCGCCTTCTTCGGTGATCAGCGGGTCTTCGAGTTCATTTCCGAACTCGCTCGCCAGCAAAAGCTGGCAGGCGTTACGGTGCTCGAAGCGGTTCTCGGTTTCGGTCGCTCGGCGCATCTCCACCGCAAGCATGCGCTGGAGAATGACCGGGCGGTCGTGATCGAGATCATCGACGAGGAGCAGCGGCTCCGCGACTTTGCGGCGCAGCTGACCGAAATACCGGACATCGGGCTCATCACGCTCGAAGCGGTCGAAATCCTCGGCGGGAAATCCGCCGCGGAGCCCCCCGATGTTCAGAGCTGA
- a CDS encoding efflux RND transporter periplasmic adaptor subunit produces the protein MITKDKRLLGTVAGAMILAAVTGFGVARCTADPAAAPAAEGEKEAASEALPSSLAITPEAIKAAEIGVETIGAGGLGSEIISQATVTAAPSGEAIVTARAGGAVTRLFKRLGDPVSAGETIAIVQSRDAAQIAAERIAADARSTLAQKNLHREKTLFDQKVSARVDYEQAQAEAAAAAAEAQRARAAASAAQVTRDGSSVIVASPISGRITAENASLGAFVQPETELFRVADPSKVQIEAAVGPADAQRLSPGDRAIIELPDGRTIDARVRAVTPGLSGDTRSATAVLDVPGALQPGLAVRVRLLPSRGAETGGPARIVIADEALQTLEGRDVVFVRTKDGFRAQQVTVGQRSAGRVEILAGLKPGQIVATKNAFLLKAELGKGAGEEE, from the coding sequence ATGATCACCAAGGACAAGCGTCTCCTCGGCACTGTCGCGGGCGCCATGATACTCGCTGCCGTCACGGGCTTCGGCGTTGCACGCTGCACCGCCGACCCGGCCGCCGCGCCGGCTGCCGAAGGCGAAAAGGAAGCGGCGAGCGAAGCCCTTCCGAGCAGCCTCGCCATCACGCCCGAAGCGATCAAGGCCGCCGAGATCGGCGTCGAGACGATCGGCGCCGGCGGACTCGGTTCGGAAATCATCTCGCAAGCGACCGTTACCGCCGCGCCGAGCGGCGAGGCGATCGTCACCGCCCGCGCGGGCGGCGCGGTCACCCGTCTCTTCAAGCGGCTCGGCGATCCGGTCAGCGCCGGTGAGACGATCGCGATCGTGCAAAGCCGCGACGCCGCCCAGATTGCGGCCGAACGGATTGCCGCCGATGCGCGCTCGACGCTCGCGCAGAAAAATCTCCACCGCGAGAAGACCCTGTTCGACCAGAAGGTGTCGGCGCGCGTCGACTATGAGCAGGCGCAAGCCGAAGCCGCGGCCGCCGCGGCCGAAGCGCAGCGCGCGCGTGCCGCAGCGAGCGCCGCGCAGGTCACGCGCGATGGCAGCAGCGTCATCGTGGCAAGCCCGATCTCGGGACGGATCACGGCCGAGAACGCCAGCCTTGGCGCCTTCGTTCAGCCCGAAACCGAATTGTTCCGCGTTGCCGATCCCAGCAAGGTGCAGATCGAGGCCGCCGTCGGTCCGGCCGATGCCCAGCGGCTCTCGCCCGGAGACCGTGCGATCATCGAACTTCCCGACGGACGGACGATCGATGCCCGCGTGCGCGCCGTCACGCCCGGCCTGTCGGGCGACACGCGCTCGGCAACCGCCGTGCTCGACGTACCCGGGGCGCTCCAGCCGGGCTTGGCGGTCCGGGTGCGGCTGCTTCCGAGCCGCGGCGCCGAAACCGGTGGGCCGGCCCGTATCGTGATCGCGGACGAAGCCCTCCAGACGCTCGAAGGCCGCGACGTGGTGTTCGTCCGCACGAAGGACGGCTTCCGCGCGCAGCAGGTGACCGTCGGCCAGCGCAGCGCGGGCCGTGTCGAAATCCTCGCCGGGCTGAAGCCGGGCCAGATCGTCGCGACCAAGAACGCATTCCTGCTCAAGGCCGAACTCGGCAAGGGCGCGGGCGAGGAGGAATAA
- a CDS encoding heavy metal translocating P-type ATPase, translating into MSDQLRLDIPLLLPEVADTADRCVARLTSELEGREGVDKVHVVRSSDGSPPQLCIHYRPDILPLERVRQLARSAGAELTGQYQHLFWDDLEGVGHARRARTIGLKLREMPGVIEAEVGAAGTLRAEFQRSETSIEMIRKTLSDMGVTQKSTAVAAAAPAQAAHQHGDDGHDHGPDHAHGPDHKHGHTGEDSHDHGHDHGGIFGERTELIFALLCGLVLGIGFAIEKLAAAPEWVPLAFYIAAYGFGGWFTVREAIENLKLKRFEIDTLMLVAAAGAAALGAWAEGALLLFLFSLGHALEHYAMGRAKRAIEALAELAPQTATVKDADGTAREVPVEQLAIGDTVIVKPNERLAADGFVVVGRTAIDQAPVTGESVPVDKEPVADRAQAAAKPDALDAKYRVFAGTINGYGAIEIAVTRLAADTTLAKVVKMVSEAETQKSPTQRFTDKFERIFVPSVLALVFVLLFAWVVVDEPFRDSFYRAMAVLVAASPCALAIATPSAVLSGVARAARGGVLVKGGGPLENLGSLTALAFDKTGTLTEGKPRITDVLPASGVPKEELLRIAVAVERLSDHPLAAAIARDGEAMLTSTRVPVADDLNSLTGRGVTAKVEGETVLIGKAEMFGADGIAPIGGEVAAAIAGLREQGRTTMVVRMGDRDLGAIGLMDTPREAARTAIAKLRELGIGRMIMISGDHQKVAESIAAEVGIDEAWGDLMPDQKVDAIRDLKAQQPVAMVGDGVNDAPAMASATVGIAMGAAGSDVALETADVALMADDLAHLPFAIGLSRQTRRIIRQNLVVSLGVVVVLVPATIFGLGIGAAVAAHEGSTLVVVANALRLLAYRDRSMG; encoded by the coding sequence ATGAGTGACCAGTTGCGGCTCGATATTCCGCTTCTCCTCCCCGAAGTCGCCGATACCGCCGACCGCTGCGTCGCGCGCCTGACGAGCGAACTCGAAGGACGCGAAGGCGTCGACAAGGTCCATGTTGTCCGCTCAAGCGACGGTTCGCCGCCACAGCTCTGCATCCATTACCGTCCGGATATTCTCCCGCTCGAACGCGTGCGGCAGCTCGCGCGCAGCGCCGGTGCCGAGCTCACCGGCCAGTATCAGCATCTCTTCTGGGATGACCTCGAAGGCGTCGGCCACGCCCGTCGCGCGCGGACGATCGGACTGAAGCTTCGCGAAATGCCGGGCGTGATCGAGGCCGAAGTCGGCGCCGCCGGTACGCTGCGCGCCGAGTTCCAGCGCTCGGAGACCTCCATCGAAATGATCAGAAAGACACTCTCGGATATGGGCGTCACTCAGAAATCGACTGCCGTCGCCGCGGCTGCCCCGGCACAAGCCGCCCACCAACATGGCGATGATGGCCATGACCATGGTCCGGATCACGCGCATGGGCCAGATCACAAACATGGCCATACGGGCGAGGATAGCCACGACCATGGCCATGATCATGGCGGCATCTTCGGCGAGCGGACCGAGCTGATCTTCGCGCTGCTGTGCGGTCTCGTCCTCGGCATCGGCTTTGCGATCGAGAAGCTCGCCGCGGCGCCGGAGTGGGTGCCGCTCGCATTCTATATTGCCGCTTATGGCTTCGGTGGCTGGTTCACTGTCCGCGAGGCCATCGAGAATCTGAAGCTCAAGCGCTTCGAGATCGACACGCTGATGCTCGTCGCCGCGGCCGGCGCTGCCGCGCTTGGTGCGTGGGCCGAAGGCGCGCTGCTCCTCTTCCTCTTCAGCCTCGGCCATGCGCTCGAACATTATGCCATGGGCCGCGCCAAGCGCGCAATCGAGGCGCTTGCGGAGCTGGCGCCGCAGACCGCGACGGTGAAGGATGCCGACGGGACGGCTCGCGAAGTCCCGGTCGAGCAGCTGGCGATTGGCGACACCGTCATCGTCAAGCCCAACGAGCGTCTTGCCGCCGACGGCTTCGTCGTCGTTGGCCGCACGGCGATAGATCAGGCTCCGGTGACCGGCGAGAGCGTCCCCGTCGACAAGGAACCGGTGGCCGATCGTGCGCAGGCCGCGGCAAAGCCCGATGCACTCGACGCAAAATATCGCGTCTTCGCGGGCACCATCAACGGCTATGGCGCGATCGAGATCGCGGTAACCCGTCTTGCGGCCGATACCACGCTCGCTAAGGTCGTGAAGATGGTGAGCGAGGCGGAAACGCAGAAATCGCCGACCCAGCGCTTCACCGACAAGTTCGAGCGCATCTTCGTGCCGAGCGTGCTCGCGCTTGTGTTCGTCCTGCTCTTCGCCTGGGTCGTTGTCGACGAGCCGTTCCGCGACAGCTTCTATCGCGCCATGGCGGTCCTTGTCGCGGCAAGCCCGTGCGCGCTCGCGATCGCGACGCCGAGTGCCGTCCTGTCGGGCGTTGCGCGTGCGGCGCGCGGCGGCGTGCTGGTCAAAGGCGGTGGCCCGCTCGAAAATCTCGGCTCGCTGACCGCGCTGGCGTTCGACAAGACGGGAACGCTCACCGAAGGAAAGCCGCGCATCACCGACGTCCTGCCGGCCAGCGGCGTGCCGAAGGAGGAACTGCTGCGGATCGCGGTGGCGGTCGAGCGGCTGAGCGATCATCCGCTTGCCGCTGCCATCGCGCGCGATGGCGAGGCCATGCTGACGTCGACGCGCGTACCGGTGGCGGACGACCTTAACAGCCTGACGGGTCGCGGCGTCACGGCAAAGGTCGAGGGCGAAACCGTCCTGATCGGCAAGGCCGAAATGTTCGGTGCCGACGGCATCGCGCCGATCGGCGGCGAAGTGGCGGCTGCGATCGCCGGCCTCCGCGAGCAGGGCCGCACGACGATGGTCGTTCGTATGGGCGACCGCGATCTTGGCGCGATCGGTCTGATGGACACGCCGCGCGAAGCGGCGCGCACCGCGATCGCCAAACTGCGCGAGCTCGGCATCGGCCGGATGATCATGATTTCGGGCGATCACCAGAAGGTCGCGGAATCGATTGCCGCCGAGGTCGGGATCGACGAGGCCTGGGGCGACCTGATGCCCGATCAGAAGGTCGACGCCATTCGCGACCTCAAGGCGCAGCAGCCGGTCGCCATGGTCGGTGACGGCGTCAATGACGCACCGGCGATGGCGAGCGCCACCGTCGGGATCGCGATGGGCGCCGCGGGGTCCGATGTTGCCCTCGAAACCGCCGACGTCGCGCTGATGGCCGATGACCTCGCTCATCTGCCGTTCGCGATCGGACTTAGCCGCCAGACGCGCCGCATCATCCGCCAGAATCTGGTGGTCAGCCTCGGCGTCGTCGTGGTCCTCGTGCCGGCGACGATCTTCGGACTCGGAATCGGTGCGGCGGTCGCGGCGCACGAAGGCTCGACCCTCGTCGTCGTCGCCAACGCGCTTCGCCTGCTCGCCTATCGCGATCGCAGCATGGGCTGA
- a CDS encoding efflux RND transporter permease subunit yields MIAKLMALSVRARWAVLFLFLVIAGLGVWQLTKLPIDAVPDITNKQVQINTIDPRLSPVEIEKLVTYPIEISLAGIPGLETTRSISRNGFSQVTAIFTDETDLYFARQQVGERLLQAGENLPDGAQPQIGPVTTGLGEVVMYTVGYKNPDGKGAKKVAGQPGWQPDGSYLTPEGDILTDEIAKSGYLRTVQDWIVSPQLKSVGGVAGVDSIGGYAKTFVVEPDPTRLTSYGISYSELGEALERANLAVGANYYNRAGEAYLVRVDARVRSVDEIRNAVVATRGGVPVTVGQLANVKIGGDLRTGAGSMNGKEAVIGTVLMLIGQNSRTVAEDVSAKIAQVSKTLPPGVEVKVVLDRAKLVNATVGTVEKNLTEGALLVAAALFFLLGNWRAAIIAVLVIPFSFLMMAMGMNAFRVPGNLMSLGALDFGLIVDGAVIIIENCLARLAHRQEHEGRLLNLRERLEETMRASQEMIKPTVFGQAIILLAFAPLLMFTGVEGKTFSPMAITIMLALVAAFILAITLVPALVALMIRGKVAEKEVWAIRKSKERYLPLLDKALAKPWAFIAGGFAFFVLAIPAFGLLGSEFIPQLDEKNMALASTRVPSVSLEQSLVMQRNVETAISSLPEVELMFSKTGTAEVATDPMPPNISDGFVILKPQDQWPAGVDSKADVVERIEKAAGGQLGQLYEVSQPIQLRFNELIAGVRGDVAIKLYGDDLDKMSLAANEMVRVLQGIPGAGSVKADQVGGAPTLDVKLDRNAIARYGLSVQEVADTVSAALGGRESGLLYEGDRRFDITVRVPDATRVNLDDIRALPVLLPSEGGNRGQIPLAQVAQIRLTEGLNQISRENGKRRVVVQVNLEGRDAGSFVAEAQAKIANVKLPAGYYLEWGGQFESLQAASQRLSIVVPLCFAGIFILLYMALGTFGRATAVFLAVPLGLAGGVFTLALTGINFSVSAAVGFICLAGVAVLNGLVVMTAIRERLENDVPLTEAIREGMTEKMRAVIMTGFVPAIGFVPMAIATGTGAEVQKPLATTVIGGLIAATILTLLVLPAIAKVVLGANWQPKFLKRKAESAVQPVTE; encoded by the coding sequence GTGATCGCGAAACTGATGGCGCTATCCGTCCGCGCGCGCTGGGCGGTACTCTTTCTCTTCCTCGTGATCGCGGGACTCGGCGTATGGCAGCTCACCAAGCTGCCGATCGACGCGGTTCCCGACATCACCAACAAGCAGGTGCAAATCAACACGATCGATCCGCGTCTCTCGCCGGTCGAAATCGAGAAGCTCGTAACCTATCCGATCGAAATCTCGCTCGCCGGCATTCCGGGGCTCGAGACGACACGCTCGATCTCGCGCAACGGCTTCAGCCAGGTGACGGCAATCTTCACCGATGAAACCGACCTCTATTTCGCGCGCCAGCAGGTGGGCGAACGGCTTCTCCAGGCGGGCGAGAATCTTCCCGACGGGGCCCAGCCGCAGATCGGTCCCGTCACGACGGGTCTCGGCGAGGTCGTCATGTACACCGTCGGCTACAAAAATCCCGACGGGAAGGGCGCCAAGAAGGTCGCGGGCCAACCAGGTTGGCAACCCGACGGCAGCTATCTGACCCCCGAGGGCGATATCCTCACCGACGAGATCGCCAAATCGGGCTATCTTCGCACGGTCCAGGACTGGATCGTCAGCCCGCAATTGAAGTCGGTCGGCGGCGTCGCCGGCGTCGACTCGATCGGCGGCTATGCCAAGACCTTCGTGGTCGAACCCGATCCGACCCGCCTCACCAGCTACGGCATTTCCTATAGCGAACTGGGCGAAGCCCTTGAACGCGCCAACCTCGCGGTCGGTGCCAACTACTATAACCGGGCAGGCGAGGCCTATCTCGTGCGCGTCGATGCACGCGTCCGCTCGGTCGACGAAATCCGCAACGCCGTCGTCGCGACGCGCGGCGGCGTGCCCGTGACGGTTGGACAGCTCGCCAATGTGAAGATCGGCGGCGACCTCAGAACCGGTGCGGGCAGCATGAACGGCAAGGAGGCGGTCATCGGGACCGTGCTCATGCTGATCGGGCAGAATAGCCGCACTGTTGCGGAGGATGTTTCGGCGAAGATCGCGCAGGTGTCGAAGACCCTGCCGCCCGGCGTCGAAGTGAAGGTGGTACTCGACCGCGCCAAGCTCGTGAACGCAACCGTCGGCACGGTTGAAAAGAACCTCACCGAAGGCGCGCTGCTCGTAGCGGCCGCGCTCTTCTTCCTGCTCGGCAACTGGCGCGCCGCGATCATCGCGGTGCTCGTCATTCCCTTCTCCTTCCTGATGATGGCGATGGGCATGAACGCCTTCCGGGTCCCCGGTAACCTGATGAGCCTCGGCGCGCTCGACTTCGGTCTGATCGTCGACGGGGCGGTGATCATCATCGAAAACTGCCTCGCCAGACTGGCGCACCGGCAGGAGCATGAAGGGAGATTGCTCAACCTTCGCGAACGTCTCGAGGAGACGATGCGCGCGAGCCAGGAGATGATCAAACCGACCGTCTTCGGCCAGGCGATCATCCTACTGGCCTTCGCGCCGTTGCTGATGTTTACGGGCGTCGAGGGGAAGACCTTCTCGCCGATGGCCATCACCATCATGCTCGCGCTCGTTGCGGCCTTCATTCTCGCGATCACCCTGGTTCCGGCGCTTGTCGCGCTGATGATTCGCGGCAAGGTTGCCGAGAAGGAAGTCTGGGCGATCCGCAAGTCGAAGGAGCGCTACCTGCCCTTGCTCGACAAGGCGCTCGCCAAGCCGTGGGCTTTCATCGCCGGCGGCTTTGCCTTCTTCGTCCTTGCGATCCCGGCGTTCGGACTGCTCGGCTCGGAATTCATTCCGCAGCTCGACGAGAAGAATATGGCGCTTGCCTCGACGCGCGTGCCTTCGGTGAGCCTCGAACAGTCTCTGGTCATGCAGCGCAACGTCGAGACGGCGATCTCGAGCCTGCCCGAAGTCGAGCTGATGTTTTCGAAGACGGGTACGGCCGAGGTGGCGACCGACCCGATGCCGCCGAACATCTCCGACGGTTTCGTGATCCTGAAACCCCAGGATCAGTGGCCGGCAGGTGTCGATTCGAAGGCCGATGTCGTCGAGCGTATCGAGAAAGCCGCTGGCGGCCAGCTCGGCCAGCTTTATGAAGTCAGCCAGCCGATCCAGCTTCGTTTCAACGAACTGATCGCGGGCGTTCGCGGCGACGTGGCCATCAAGCTCTACGGGGACGACCTCGACAAGATGTCGCTCGCGGCGAACGAGATGGTGCGCGTGCTCCAGGGCATACCGGGTGCGGGCAGCGTCAAGGCCGACCAAGTGGGCGGCGCTCCGACGCTCGACGTGAAGCTCGATCGCAATGCGATCGCGCGCTACGGTCTCTCGGTACAGGAGGTTGCCGATACGGTGTCGGCGGCGCTCGGCGGGCGGGAATCCGGCCTGCTCTATGAGGGCGACAGGCGCTTCGACATCACGGTTCGCGTCCCCGACGCGACCCGGGTCAATCTCGACGACATCCGCGCGCTGCCCGTGTTGCTGCCCTCCGAGGGCGGCAATCGCGGACAGATACCGCTCGCCCAGGTGGCGCAGATCCGGCTGACCGAAGGGCTCAACCAGATCAGCCGCGAAAATGGCAAGCGGCGCGTCGTCGTGCAGGTGAACCTCGAAGGCCGCGATGCGGGATCCTTCGTGGCCGAAGCGCAGGCGAAGATCGCCAATGTGAAGCTTCCGGCGGGCTATTACCTCGAATGGGGCGGGCAGTTCGAAAGTCTGCAGGCCGCATCGCAGCGGCTCTCGATCGTGGTGCCGCTCTGCTTCGCGGGCATCTTCATCCTGCTTTACATGGCGCTCGGCACGTTCGGGCGCGCGACCGCCGTGTTCCTCGCCGTGCCGCTTGGGCTCGCGGGCGGGGTGTTCACTCTCGCGCTTACGGGCATCAACTTCTCGGTGTCGGCGGCGGTGGGCTTCATCTGCCTTGCCGGCGTCGCGGTGCTCAACGGTCTCGTCGTCATGACGGCGATCCGCGAACGGCTCGAGAATGATGTCCCGCTCACGGAGGCAATCCGCGAGGGCATGACCGAGAAGATGCGTGCGGTGATCATGACCGGCTTCGTGCCCGCGATCGGCTTCGTGCCGATGGCGATCGCGACCGGCACGGGTGCCGAGGTGCAGAAGCCTCTCGCGACGACCGTCATCGGCGGTCTCATCGCGGCGACCATCCTGACGCTGCTCGTTCTCCCCGCGATCGCAAAAGTCGTCCTCGGGGCGAACTGGCAGCCGAAGTTCCTCAAGCGAAAAGCGGAGTCGGCGGTCCAGCCGGTCACGGAATAG
- a CDS encoding TolC family protein, whose protein sequence is MHIHMRAALLAGAALLAGSVWAQPLTLDQAVERAIAASPELRAGEAGVDAARADQLQARVRPNPTVSVDMDNGVGTGGYGLFRQSELTVTYSQPLERGGKREARMALAERGVVLAEAQWRLVRLDIAQEVQRAYIDVQIAEQMVWIAEDRVKLEKEMRTEAIRRVRGYKDPLFVETRADARILEAELALKEAQAKRQSARALLTSFWGGTPDSLVIAEGIEKPDPRDPPLAEADAAVFDAAVDRARAQVVVEQSRAHQDYTVSGGTRFLRETNDVAVLGGISIPLGRFDRNQGNIARAQAERRQLEFQSEASRLERLRRLASLRADADAARVRAEGIMNDVYPKAVKTLGQVREGYARGGFLFADVQDAADVIIQIQGQWAEAMTRYRDLLAEIDRLTGRFDAAPLAENIP, encoded by the coding sequence ATGCATATCCATATGCGCGCCGCCCTGTTGGCCGGGGCTGCGCTGCTGGCGGGGTCCGTTTGGGCCCAGCCGCTAACGCTCGACCAGGCGGTCGAGCGGGCCATCGCTGCATCGCCCGAGCTTAGAGCGGGCGAAGCGGGGGTCGACGCCGCGCGCGCCGACCAGCTGCAAGCCCGCGTCCGTCCCAATCCGACCGTGTCGGTCGACATGGACAATGGCGTCGGGACGGGCGGCTATGGCCTGTTCCGGCAATCGGAACTCACCGTCACCTATTCGCAGCCGCTCGAACGCGGGGGCAAGCGCGAGGCGCGAATGGCGCTTGCCGAGCGCGGTGTCGTTCTCGCCGAGGCGCAGTGGCGGCTCGTCCGGCTCGACATCGCCCAGGAAGTGCAGCGCGCCTATATCGACGTCCAGATCGCCGAGCAGATGGTCTGGATCGCAGAGGATCGCGTCAAACTTGAAAAGGAGATGCGGACCGAAGCGATCAGGCGCGTGCGCGGCTACAAGGATCCGCTCTTCGTCGAGACGCGCGCCGATGCCCGCATTCTCGAAGCCGAACTGGCCCTGAAGGAAGCCCAGGCGAAGCGGCAGTCCGCACGCGCATTGCTCACCTCCTTCTGGGGCGGCACGCCTGACAGCCTCGTTATCGCCGAGGGGATCGAGAAACCCGATCCGCGCGATCCGCCGCTCGCCGAAGCCGACGCGGCGGTCTTCGACGCCGCCGTCGACCGGGCCCGCGCGCAGGTCGTCGTCGAGCAGAGCCGTGCGCACCAAGACTATACGGTCTCGGGCGGCACGCGCTTTCTTCGCGAGACCAATGATGTCGCCGTTCTTGGCGGCATCTCGATCCCGCTCGGACGGTTCGACCGCAACCAGGGCAATATCGCCCGGGCGCAGGCCGAACGGCGGCAGCTCGAGTTCCAATCCGAAGCGAGCCGGCTCGAGCGGCTGCGGCGCCTCGCGTCGCTGCGCGCCGATGCCGACGCCGCACGCGTCCGGGCCGAGGGCATCATGAACGACGTCTATCCCAAGGCGGTGAAGACGCTCGGCCAGGTGCGCGAAGGCTATGCCCGCGGCGGGTTCCTGTTCGCCGACGTACAGGATGCCGCCGACGTCATCATCCAGATCCAGGGTCAGTGGGCCGAGGCCATGACACGCTACCGCGATTTGCTCGCGGAGATCGATCGCCTGACCGGCCGCTTCGATGCGGCTCCCCTTGCGGAGAATATTCCATGA
- a CDS encoding DUF3703 domain-containing protein: MAVIEPLLREQYRLFCESRRIGDEAAAWQALEWEHILSQPYMGAHLASHWHMFRYAIELGDAREATGQAMRFLLVPLGSLTGRLPAGNNGRARVSAFEPMPMPQALEALIETARSTESRAARTD, encoded by the coding sequence ATGGCCGTCATCGAGCCGCTGCTGCGCGAGCAATATCGCCTGTTTTGCGAATCACGCCGAATCGGAGATGAAGCCGCTGCGTGGCAGGCGCTGGAATGGGAACATATATTGAGCCAGCCCTATATGGGCGCGCATCTCGCCTCCCACTGGCACATGTTTCGCTATGCGATCGAGCTCGGCGATGCCCGTGAAGCTACCGGTCAGGCAATGCGGTTCCTGCTCGTCCCGCTCGGTTCGCTGACCGGCCGCCTCCCCGCAGGGAATAATGGTCGCGCGCGGGTGAGCGCCTTCGAGCCGATGCCGATGCCGCAGGCCCTCGAAGCGCTGATCGAAACGGCCCGGTCGACGGAGAGCCGCGCTGCGCGAACCGATTGA
- a CDS encoding TolC family protein, with protein sequence MKSIVVAASLVALVAGSNSAPAAAQSAATELVGPPSSAGEAVRTGPLPARLSLAQAMEEADARSPRVVAAEAEVEAARGRQRQAGYRYNPTLNVDVENFAGTGPYSGLNGLETTVSVNQRLDIGGRRRSRMTLADAEFLAAKYKLEIARADLALDVRNQFATALAARDSLALARENEARARELVRVAQAMVDTGNEPPLRAFRANAALVQATAELRTAEAEERTARRSLAALLGSSVPPAELMEGDMWVAPETVDSLATLDVRLAETEKLIAEARLQGQRADGRLDPSVGFGVRQLRDTGDRALIANVSVPLPVFDRNRGNISAAKSDVAAAIARRENAVVNAQAEIANAQAELEAAEARLAALEGSGIEQAREGVRLAELSYRAGKSSLVEYIDAQQAYAATQAELIAARQARAEARAILSRQAAADGDADHQP encoded by the coding sequence ATGAAATCCATAGTTGTCGCCGCGAGTCTCGTGGCGCTCGTTGCAGGCTCAAATTCCGCGCCCGCCGCTGCCCAGTCGGCAGCGACGGAGCTGGTGGGACCGCCTTCTTCCGCAGGCGAGGCCGTGCGTACCGGCCCGCTTCCCGCTCGATTGTCCCTCGCGCAGGCGATGGAGGAAGCCGACGCGCGCTCGCCGCGCGTGGTTGCCGCCGAAGCCGAAGTGGAGGCCGCTCGCGGTCGCCAGCGTCAGGCGGGCTATCGCTACAATCCGACGCTCAATGTCGATGTCGAGAATTTCGCAGGCACCGGCCCCTACTCGGGCCTGAACGGTCTCGAAACGACCGTGTCGGTCAATCAGCGTCTCGATATCGGGGGCCGGCGCCGGTCGCGCATGACGCTCGCCGACGCCGAGTTTCTGGCCGCGAAGTACAAGTTGGAGATTGCACGCGCAGATCTTGCGCTCGATGTCCGCAACCAGTTCGCGACCGCTCTCGCGGCCCGCGATAGCCTCGCGCTCGCACGCGAAAATGAAGCGCGTGCCCGCGAACTCGTCCGCGTGGCACAGGCCATGGTCGATACCGGCAACGAGCCGCCGCTCCGTGCGTTCCGCGCCAATGCGGCTCTCGTTCAGGCCACCGCCGAGCTACGCACGGCCGAGGCCGAAGAAAGGACCGCCCGGCGTTCGCTCGCGGCGCTCCTTGGAAGCTCGGTCCCGCCTGCCGAGTTGATGGAAGGCGATATGTGGGTGGCACCGGAGACGGTGGACTCGCTCGCGACGCTCGACGTTCGCTTGGCAGAAACCGAGAAGCTGATTGCTGAAGCGCGGCTCCAGGGGCAGCGCGCCGATGGCCGGCTCGATCCGTCGGTCGGCTTCGGGGTGCGTCAGCTTCGCGACACCGGCGATCGCGCATTGATCGCCAATGTTTCCGTGCCGCTCCCCGTCTTCGACCGCAACCGCGGCAACATCTCGGCAGCCAAATCCGATGTCGCCGCCGCCATTGCGCGGCGCGAGAATGCAGTGGTCAATGCTCAGGCGGAGATCGCCAATGCGCAGGCCGAACTCGAAGCCGCAGAGGCCCGCCTCGCGGCGCTTGAGGGTAGCGGCATCGAGCAGGCGCGCGAAGGTGTCCGGCTCGCCGAACTCAGCTACCGCGCCGGCAAGTCCTCGCTCGTCGAATATATCGACGCGCAGCAGGCCTATGCGGCAACGCAGGCCGAACTGATCGCGGCGCGCCAGGCCCGGGCCGAAGCCCGCGCCATCCTATCGCGCCAGGCAGCCGCCGACGGCGATGCGGATCATCAGCCATGA
- a CDS encoding SRPBCC family protein has translation MFSVGTSLRLPVPIGRVWRLLVDIERYDDWHPTLRFTDRPGDDERVGYVYSPRGKRGPEFASEGRITGLDWLTGFSWRTGTRGLLVIEESYRLEKLGQGVEVTHRLECAGLFSWLGYPILRRVCSVFLKRSNMALEQQLRRTTVQSRYARPSGRRA, from the coding sequence ATGTTCTCGGTAGGCACCTCGCTCCGCTTGCCGGTCCCGATCGGGCGGGTCTGGCGACTGCTCGTCGATATCGAGCGGTACGACGACTGGCATCCGACGCTCCGTTTCACCGATCGTCCGGGAGATGATGAGCGCGTAGGCTATGTCTATTCTCCGCGCGGGAAGCGGGGTCCGGAATTTGCATCCGAGGGGCGGATAACCGGCCTCGACTGGCTGACGGGCTTCTCCTGGCGGACAGGCACGCGCGGGCTGCTCGTCATCGAGGAGAGCTACCGGCTCGAAAAGCTCGGCCAAGGGGTGGAGGTTACCCATCGCCTGGAATGCGCGGGTCTCTTCTCATGGCTCGGCTATCCCATTCTGCGGCGGGTTTGCAGCGTTTTTCTCAAGCGCTCGAACATGGCGCTCGAACAGCAACTCCGTCGCACGACAGTTCAGTCCCGCTACGCGCGGCCAAGCGGGCGCCGCGCATGA